The following proteins come from a genomic window of Solwaraspora sp. WMMA2065:
- a CDS encoding PLP-dependent aminotransferase family protein: MAVIVRGSQLARLLGQWHALPGRRRNPDYAALAGAVRGLLADGRLPLGVRLPAERELAEALRISRTTVTAAYRSLRETGHLTSRRGAGSWTTLPSGHQVASSGLWTAETAPDMIDLGYAALAAPPELVPAARAAAEDLPRYLQHAGYYPTGLAELRASVAQGYTRRGLPTSAEQIMVTSGTQHALDLVLRLLLPAGAPVLVESPTYPNALAALAARRARIATHGLATTDGDGWDADLLLGAIRQDRPRLAYLIPEFQNPTGHLMSTALRERVVAAAHASGTDLVVDESFVDLPLDGTPVPPPTAVFDRHSRVISVGGMSKPYWGGLRIGWVRASAPLVQRLAALRVGVDMAGPVLDQLVGVHLLAAADTIVPARLAQLTAQRDALLAELASVLPEWRVTVPHGGVTLWAELDGPISSALARAAEESGVRLAPGPRFGIDGTLERFLRLPFTLPVPVLTDAVRRIAAVRYDLDRTSRRQWREPAMIA; the protein is encoded by the coding sequence ATGGCGGTGATCGTGCGGGGGAGCCAATTGGCCCGGCTGCTCGGCCAGTGGCATGCCCTGCCCGGCCGGCGGCGCAACCCGGACTACGCCGCGTTGGCCGGGGCGGTCCGCGGCCTGCTCGCTGACGGGCGGCTGCCGCTCGGCGTACGGCTGCCGGCCGAGCGGGAACTGGCCGAGGCGCTGCGGATCAGCCGGACCACCGTCACCGCCGCGTACCGCAGCCTGCGGGAGACCGGCCACCTGACCAGCCGCCGGGGAGCCGGCAGCTGGACCACGTTGCCCAGCGGCCACCAGGTCGCCAGCTCCGGGCTGTGGACTGCGGAGACCGCCCCCGACATGATCGACTTGGGGTACGCGGCGCTGGCCGCCCCGCCCGAGCTGGTGCCGGCGGCCCGGGCCGCCGCCGAGGACCTGCCCCGCTACCTGCAGCACGCCGGCTACTACCCGACCGGGCTTGCCGAGCTACGGGCCTCGGTAGCCCAGGGCTACACCCGGCGTGGTCTGCCCACCAGCGCGGAACAGATCATGGTGACCAGCGGCACCCAGCACGCCCTCGACCTGGTGCTACGGCTGCTGCTGCCAGCCGGCGCGCCGGTGCTGGTCGAGTCGCCCACCTACCCGAACGCGCTCGCCGCGCTCGCCGCCCGCCGGGCCCGGATCGCCACCCACGGACTGGCGACCACCGACGGCGACGGGTGGGACGCCGACCTGCTGCTCGGCGCGATCCGGCAGGACCGGCCCCGGTTGGCCTACCTGATCCCCGAGTTCCAGAACCCGACCGGTCACCTGATGTCGACAGCGCTGCGGGAGCGGGTGGTCGCGGCGGCCCACGCCAGCGGCACCGACCTGGTGGTCGACGAGTCGTTCGTGGACCTGCCGCTGGACGGCACCCCGGTGCCGCCGCCTACCGCGGTCTTCGACCGGCATTCCCGGGTGATCTCCGTCGGGGGGATGAGCAAGCCCTACTGGGGTGGGCTGCGGATCGGCTGGGTGCGGGCCTCGGCGCCGTTGGTGCAGCGACTGGCCGCGCTGCGGGTCGGGGTGGACATGGCCGGTCCGGTGCTGGACCAGCTGGTCGGGGTCCACCTGCTGGCCGCTGCGGACACCATCGTGCCGGCCCGGTTGGCGCAGCTCACCGCCCAGCGGGACGCGTTGCTCGCCGAGCTGGCCAGCGTGCTGCCCGAGTGGCGGGTCACCGTGCCGCACGGCGGGGTGACCCTCTGGGCGGAGCTGGACGGCCCGATCTCCAGCGCGCTCGCCAGGGCGGCTGAGGAGTCCGGGGTACGACTGGCCCCTGGTCCCCGGTTCGGCATCGACGGCACCCTGGAGCGGTTCCTGCGGTTGCCGTTCACCCTGCCGGTGCCGGTGCTGACCGATGCGGTACGACGGATCGCCGCCGTGCGCTACGACCTTGACCGCACCAGCCGCCGCCAGTGGCGGGAACCCGCTATGATCGCCTGA